From the Gallus gallus isolate bGalGal1 chromosome 27, bGalGal1.mat.broiler.GRCg7b, whole genome shotgun sequence genome, the window ATATCCAAAGGGAAAGCCAGAAGAGTTGCCAGGAGGGACAGCgacagggcagggcaggagcacgGGGACCTTCGAGGCATCCCTGAGCACAGCCCACTTCTCGCCATGTCACTCCAGCGTGCCCATAGGAGCCGGCGATTCTGCCTCTCCGTGTCCCCCCCCTTTGCCAACTCTGATTCTCGGTCCAATGAGACGGAGGTGAGACCCCCCAGGAGGCCGAGGGTGGCTTGGCAGGCGTGGAAtccagaagaggaagaggagaaccAGGTGGAGATCATACATCCACGTGAGTAATTGGTGGGAAGCACTGGGGACAGCAGTCATGCTCTACTCAAAGCTGGCAGCCACTTTTTCTGGCACCACCTTTTCTGAAACCCCCCTCCCCAGCATGGAGTCCAGCTCTAGCTAAAGGGATCGTGGTACCATGGAATCCTGGAATGGTTGGGTGTGGAGGGGCCTCAAAGCCCTCACGGGCCCagcccctgccgtgggctggttgccacccactagatcaggctgcccgtGGCCCCATACAGCCTTGCCTTtagcacctccaaggatggggcatctgcagcttctctgggcagcctgtgccagtgccaaCCTCTCCCAGCCTGTTGGGATGGCTGACGAGAGGCTGCTGCGCTGGCAGGAGGTACCTGCATTTCCGCAGTCAGGCTCAGGCTCTgcttctctaggcaacctgtgaTAGTACTCCACCATGTATAGgaaagaaatgcttcctgatATTTTAGACAGAGCATCCCATCTTCCAGTTTCTGCCTATTGTCTCTTGGCCTAGCAACAGATGCCTCTGAAAAGAGTTTTGCTCTCCCTTGCAATTTCATATCATTGATGCACCAGTGCTTCTGTGTATGGTTTACCAATCCTAAAGAAAGTACATGGAAGTGAGTTAAAACTCATTGATTTAATAGAGAAGTACTCTCAtgatgctgaagagcagcacGCTCTGTTGGTTTTTCATCAGGGATATATGGCTCAAGGGAGATATCGCTCTCTACAGTGGTCTGAAAGTGGGTAGTTGTGAGGTGGAAATTGGCCTCTTCTTCCACGTATctaatgataggacaagagggaatggcctcaggttgtgccaggagaggttcaggttggatgttaggaaaaacttctctggaAGAGTGATTGGGCACTGGAATAGTCTTTATAACAAAGAGATAATGAACATTTTGTTCACTATGTTCTTGCTTCAGTCATAATGTGGAACTTTGTAGTTCCTTTCTTGGAACATCCTCAAAAGCAGTGGACATCAAGGAAAGCTGTTAAGCCCCTGATTTTGGTTTCACCCAGCAGAAAAGGAGACATGCTAATGCAACAGAGATCGGGGACTAAGGTGCAACATTTAAGCCTGTATGTGTCTGAATCCAGAGACGAGCTGGATCAGGGTGCAGGGGAGGAAACTGAGTTAGAACGGAACCTGTCAGCAAGTTTGTGATGCATGAACACGTGAGGCGTATGTACTGTTGTCACAATGTGTAGGCTGGTCATTATAATGAAGGCCTGGAGAACACGGCCTGTACATCAGCTGGTCTCTTGGAAGCACAGGTATGCTGGATCCACATTTGGTATGTGGTGGATCCACAGTGCTTTCTTTCCACATTCTGCATATGGGGATTTCTGACTGAAAGGATCACTTTTCCTGATGCCCAGAGACTGCTGTTTGACTTCAGTAAGGGAAATCTGATGCAGAATTCCatgtctttctgttctgtttgtaaTTAACACCTGTGAATTTCTGTTCTAATGAGCCCCAGTGGGAACACGTTGTTCAACTACATTTCCAGGCTTGCATCTTGCACTGGGCCTCATTAAAACTCCAATAACTTTTCTATCTTCTTCTGCCTGTCATTTCTCCAAGGCATATTGCCAGATTTTGCCATAGCTTCAAAGTATGAGATTAGCACCATGTTCCTCAAGGGACTTATTAAAATGCTGACAGCTATAATGAGCTCTGCTCATAGTTTTCTGCCACTTCCTTCAGCATTATAAACATTGTGTAGTCAGTTAGGGACCTCTCAGACGTGTTTCAGTGAATACATACAGTACCATTTTGATTTGTCACTTGTTCTAATTATATATTATAAGAGGAATggaacaaatacattttgaaaggaaattattCTGCTTTATATCCTGGTGGGAAtcagacaaaggaaaaatttctttgtgATCAAGCACTGGGTGGCTGGAGATATCCTTTGATTCATGTTCTGGGAGTAAGACAGACTTTTTTATAGTTTGTTCTCTTGccactgcagcccacagcagctaTTTGCAAAGCCTTTGCCTGCTTTAATTACAACTGTCTTTACCTGTTTTCCTAACTATGCATGGAAACCAGAGGAATATTCATCATAATTCCCCCCAGATTTCAAGGCTTGTtttaatgaaaggaagaaaagtgtttattaaaaatagaaaaatacgTTGTGTGTCAAGAATGTTATTCCTAGATGGTTGGGGGAAATGTGTGTCCTGCTCTCTGTACTGCTACAGCCTCAATTTGAGCTCCAACTGTGCACAGTTTTGGACATCACAGTATAAGAagaacataaaactattagGTAGCAAACGAATAACTACTAAAATGGGCAATGTACAAAGAGTAGCTGAAGGCACTTGCTTTAGCCTGGAGAAGCCTGAGGGCAGGCCTCCTGGCTGCTTATAGCTTCCTCATGAAAGGAGTGAAAGGGCAGGCATGATTCTATGCAATGCTTAGTGAAAAAAgctacttaatttttttttattttattttttatttttattgttcatatatttatattccTGATATAGGCACTGATACCCAAACCAAAACGTTATGaaaattttaataataaaagacagaaaaaaaacaagaaacttggggaagaaataacatttatttctcaaagagttttttttttttaatcaatctaccattttaattttaagaaaggTTACTATCTACCTCTTTACCAATTTTCTGTAGTTTTACTCATGATTGTATTGCCTTGTCTAGCTGACAACGGTTTGTAGTGTTCTTTTGACTAAAAACGATATACAAATTTTAAATGGAGTTTCATCAAGATAGACGTATCTTGAaaagataagaagaaaataaatcatcctTGTGAGCATTTAATCTGAACATCACATGATGCATCTGTGGCCCTCTATTTGTGTCTGTGCATGtttaaagccttttctttttccttttcaaaaatccTGATGAGAACCTTGTTTTTTCATCAATAACCAGTATAGAATTGAGTTGACATTGGCCAGTGGACATAAAGGGTAACAAAGAATACTTCTGTAAGTATCTCAGTGATGAAgggaagactagggaaaatgtaGGCCCATGCTGGAAGAAGATGGGAGACCTGGTTACCTGAGATGTagggaaggctgaggtactcaacaagGTTTTGCCCATTTTCACCAGCACATGCTTCAGCCACACCCATGGAAGTTGCAGAAGACAAAAGCAGAGACTAGGAGAATGAAGAACTACTCACTGCAGGAGATGTTCAGGTATAAGACCATTTAAGAAAACTAGAAGTTCTTAACTCCATGGAGCCTAATGAGATGCGTCTGAGGATCCCAAGGGAACTGGCAGATGATGTTACTAAGCTACTATACCATCACATTCAGAAGTTGTGGCAGTCTGGTGAAATTTCAACCAaatggaaaaggggaaaagtaaCCCCcagttttgaaaaatgaaaaaaagcacatcTGGGAACTACAGGATGGTTAGACTCATGTCTGGGCCCAGCAAGAACATGGAGTCACTGTTCTTAGAAACtgtgctaaggcacatggaaaacaaCATGGCTTCAGTAAGGGCAAATTGTGCTTGAAAAATTTGGTGGTCTTCTTTAACAGGGTTACAGCATTAgtagataaaggaagagcaactgatgtcatttaccCAGACTTGTGCAAAGATTTTGATACTATCCCTCATGAcattcttctctctaaattggagagacaTGGATTTGATGAGAGACATGGACCATTCTGTGAATAAGGAGCTGACTGGATGGCTGCACTGAAAGACTTATGGTCAGTGTCATAATGTCTAGGTGGAGATCATTGACGAGCAGCATTCCTCAGAGGTTGGTTCTAGGACCAATGCTATTTGACATCTTTGTctgacatggacagtgggattgagtgaaCCCTCAGTAAATTTACTGACAATACCAAGCTATGTGCTGCAGTCAACATGCTGGAGGGAAGAGATGTCATCCAGATATTATCATCCATGACAAATACATGCTATCAGCTTCAATATATACCACCAtttcaggagctgtgctggtggtCCATCATCCCGTTCTGAagtcttctttctcttccacacACTCATGTGTTCAATACTCCTGTGCGTAGACGAGAGGTTAAAATGATAAATTCTGGACCCACTCAGCCATTTGTCGCCCCATCTGCATGTCAGTGCTGACACCAGAGCCGAACACACCCCAGAAAGTTAGcaagtgttttttgttggtcCTTTGCAGTAATAGGGTTGAACACTTTACATAGGTTGTTTCTCCCTTAAATTATTCCATACAACATTTAGTATCATCCTCAGGCTTTGTCTGACAGAAGAGGACTTCTTGAAGGTTACTGATTATATACATTATGCTGTTACACAGTGTACAGTCCAGATTTTTCCTAAGAAAACTGCATTAGGAAatcaaaaaacacttttttttttttttaaagtctgcaCCAAAGTATGTGTTTGCTGACCAACTTCCACATTGAACTTTTGATCTCCTTGTTACACAGGGTGTAGATCATGGAATTAGTCAAGGGGAAGATGACCGTATGGAAAAGAGCAACAACCTTTTCCATTGGGACAGTCTGAAAGGGTAAGACATAGATGTAGATAGCTGGGCCACACATGACAAAAACCACAATGATGTGGGAAACACAGCTGGAGATTATTCTGTTCTTTGCCTTGGTGGACTGTGTCCAGAGCTTCAGCAATAGGAACGTGTAGGAGATTAGGAGAAGTGCAAAGCACAAGACAATGACAACTCCATTGTTGAGGAACATCAAAAGTTCCACTGTGTAAGTGTTAGCACAGGCCAACTTAGCCAGCTGACGGACATCACAGAAGAAGTTGTCCAGGATGTTGGGGCCACAGAAGGGGAGCTTGATGGTCAGAGCAAATAGGATGATGCCATGAATGAAGCCACTGCCCCACGAAGCTCCAACCAGGACACAGCATACAGTCCTGTTCACAAGCACAGTGTAGTGAAGAGGTTTGCAAATGGCAACATAACGGTCATAGGCCATGGCCAAGAGCAGGAAagcttctgctgctcccagggagtgaagaaacaaaagctgGATCATGCAGGCATTGTAGGAAATGGTCGCAGGGTTTGAGAAAAAGTCAGCCAGCATTTTGGGTGGGGTCACAGAACAGTAGCAGATATCCAAGAATGCCAAATTTGCCAGGAAAAAATACATGGGTGATCCCAGTTGGGAATCCCCCTGAATTGTGAGAATGGTAAGGATGTTGCCTGGGAGAATTATCATGtagaaaagcaggaagaagaagaagagaactGATTGGACTTTGTGGGTTTGGGACAATCCTAACAGAACAAACTCTCTAACTACAGTATAATTTTCATCCATTTTGACTCTGCCAAACCCCGAAAAACAGGCAGCAGTAAACACACCAGTACAAATATATGGCAATATTTAAGCACCTTGGGGTATACTTAGACTACTGAAAATGCACACTCTATGACCACTGGCTAGTTTTATGGAACTCCTTATTCTGAAGTACTTGAAAGCTAGTAATTTAGATTCCCGCTATCTTGGGCATCGTGCTGGAACTGTGAACTGAAAGTAAACGTCATCAGATGTCCCATGTTTTCTCTGCACACTGGGAACTGGTACCTGGATTAAATCTAGGTGGTAAAGCATCAGTCCAGTCTCCTTTAGTAGGCTAATCTTTGTGGTTTACAGTGTAGCTGTCTTGATCTGACCTAGCGATGGGTACAACCCCTCCACATGAGCAAAGTAGGTCTTTCCAAGGTACTGTACATTTCATTCTAATGCAGACATTCAGAGATAGATGAATTGTAGTCTAAAATTGCTCAAACCTAGAATCACATTCCCAGCTGTCCTTCAAGGGAGCTAAGGGTGCCCAGATTGTATGCagatttcccctt encodes:
- the LOC121107666 gene encoding olfactory receptor 4M1-like, coding for MDENYTVVREFVLLGLSQTHKVQSVLFFFFLLFYMIILPGNILTILTIQGDSQLGSPMYFFLANLAFLDICYCSVTPPKMLADFFSNPATISYNACMIQLLFLHSLGAAEAFLLLAMAYDRYVAICKPLHYTVLVNRTVCCVLVGASWGSGFIHGIILFALTIKLPFCGPNILDNFFCDVRQLAKLACANTYTVELLMFLNNGVVIVLCFALLLISYTFLLLKLWTQSTKAKNRIISSCVSHIIVVFVMCGPAIYIYVLPFQTVPMEKVVALFHTVIFPLTNSMIYTLCNKEIKSSMWKLVSKHILWCRL